The DNA segment GCTCACATAAACACTGTAAAAAGCATATTGATACAAGACTCAATCAGTGTACCATTCTCACGAAGACGGAAATCATCAAGCCCTTTAAAGACTTCACTGTATAATAAACCACTCCATGACATGATACTGCGGGGAAAGGGTTGCACATTTGAAACAGCATCTTTATTGCATATCAACGTAACAAATATAGTGTCATGGTCAACAACAACAGTTCCTCCCCCAGTAAACCTTTTGATAATGGGTATACGATCTTGCAACACAGGCTTGACTTTGACGAGTTCTGTAAGTTTCCTATGTATACACATTGAAATTACATCTTCTTTCCTTGGTGATTATTATCAAGAGAGAAAGAGGATTGAAGGAGGCATTacacaaataaagaaaaacaagaataaaCCTCGGGAATCTACCATTCATTTGTTAGATACTAGTGCTATTAAAACAGTCTGAAGCATTTCATATCTGAGAATGCAACATTCACGCAAGATCAATGAAAAACCACCCCCATGGAGGAGGTGAAAACTTAATATTCCCATAATCTGTGAATGATTTTAACAAGTTAAAACACAACATTACTGCTTTCCCCCTTCCGCTCCCTTTCTCCAAACTTTCGCATGCCCAACTGGTCTTCCTaacccctaaaccctaaaccaccTACACACTATGAACACCATTGTTGTTAAGACCAACCTATCATCGTTGCACTGCACTCATGTCATCCGTGTACCTCAAGTGCATCACTACCACACTTAAAACTTAAAGTCAAAAAAGTACACTATAGGGTAGGAATCAACACTGGTACTAAACCTAGACTATTTTCAAACATATAAACTTCTCTGTTTATACCCGTGCATCTGATTATTAGACTACATGGAAACTCTTTCAATGTACAAATAATAAATCAACTGAAAACATAGATATTCAtctcaaataaaatattctttgGTGGATAGGGGAAGGGTGGGTTACATACGAATATTTGTAGAACCAGATTATGATTCTAAAGCAGGGAAACAGTCTAAATAAAGGTATAAAGAAATACCCAGACAAGCCCATTACAATGGCAGGGGAATTTGTTCCGTCGTTGATAAGGCACCAATTATCTGAACTGGTTCGAAGCAGCCGTTCCTCTAAATGCAATTGCTGCAAAATAGGCATCCCTCTCAACTTAATCAACTTCATCAATGGAAGTCCTGCTTCTTTTGCCTTACCCATCACAGCCATTATCCGATGCTTTGATTCTGCAATTGAATGAAATCattgaaaaaattcataaagTACAAGCATTGGGCCacgataaaaaataaataaatcaaatgagCATCTTCTCAGACTTATTGTCTTTCGTcttaaaccaaaaacagaaaaagaCACAATAATAGTAACTTCGTAAATGCCAACTTTTTAAGTTTCAATTGAAGAGCgacaaaaaaatttagaatagaAAGTGAGAAAATTAGGAACCAAAAGACCAAATGAAAGATAATTAGAAACTAATGGGGATGAGGATTCATGCCCAACAGAGTACTACCAAAACAACACAAACTAAAGCTGATTGATTGAAGCACACCCAATTCTGACACATTTTATCAAACAGGTTCTGTGTGTAACAGAAATATCCAAACATCTGCAGAACTATTGAGTGTGGACCGTGTTAAATTGTGAGTCAATGTAAATTTGAGTTAGAAGGTGTattattacattatttattttgtcatttGTACTCCTTTTTCAGTATCTAAAAAAAGTtaaacaagaattaaaaaataataattatcaaaatcaAACCACAAGGAAAACTTTACAGCATTTTTTTCATCCTAACAGAGCCATTAGtgattagaataaaaaattaacacagCGAGAAGCGGAGGCACAGGTGATATGAGTATAGGCGTAGAGATACCTGGTGATGAACACAATGGAAAACAAAGCAATTGGATGCGCACCTCTGTTAGGCGATTCTCCTAAcaaatggaaaattgaagaaataaGACGAGTGGGTGAGACGAGCCACTGGAGAATAATAGAGAAAACAGAGATGAAAAAAATGTTTCCGACTTTTTGAATTTCAGGAGAGATGAATGTGATGGCGCCGTCAAGGGTTTCTTAGGCTCGTCGGAGTAACAGCGTCGGAGGCTCAAGAGCGTCGGCGAAAACAATGAGAATCGTTACCACAGGGAGTTGGAGACGAAGGCACAGAACTGAGTTCAGTGAACCAGATTTTGTTTGAAACTTTTTTTTGAGAGAGGGAAAGTGAAAAattaaagggaaaaaaaataaaataaaaaacactaaAATTACCGcggttgataatttttttttctttttctcgtatgatatgaaaaaaaaaaatacatacatTGAGATGATGGATCCAAAAacgttataaaattataaagaagTAAACACATGATATAAACATGTTATAGTTTAAGTagtaaaattttgataatttctTATCATCCCAACAACGTTCATCCATAGATCAAGTTGTTTACATACCTTTTGGAAATGTATTACGAACAACTGTAAGAGGATTGGAGGAGTCGACAGTCATTTTATTACGTTATTTCTAATCAATTATACTAACACGTCGTCTAAGGGTAAGATTTATGAGATTAATCTCACGaagttttagattttttatttttaaattgagttTACAATGTTTAAAATCGGGTTCTTATCAATTTTTATCATTAGTTATGAGACCACTAATAAATGTCTTAtttcaatctttgtga comes from the Phaseolus vulgaris cultivar G19833 chromosome 8, P. vulgaris v2.0, whole genome shotgun sequence genome and includes:
- the LOC137826410 gene encoding uncharacterized protein; its protein translation is MAVMGKAKEAGLPLMKLIKLRGMPILQQLHLEERLLRTSSDNWCLINDGTNSPAIVMGLSGKLTELVKVKPVLQDRIPIIKRFTGGGTVVVDHDTIFVTLICNKDAVSNVQPFPRSIMSWSGLLYSEVFKGLDDFRLRENDYVFGDRKFGGNAQSITKNRWIHHTSFLWDYEVKNMSYLKLPAKAPQYRLTRSHMDFICRMKEYLPRSEFIERTIKALGSQFSVKSISLESIDVPSVSEYVHTTKLLTEQEIQETCIVQT